The Pseudodesulfovibrio sp. JC047 genome includes the window CAGGCCACAACGTGACCTGCCTCATTGGATTTAGCCGTCGCCTCGGTAGTTCGGAGATTCCTTGGTGATCGTCACATCATGAACATGTGATTCCCGGAGACCGGCCGAGGAAATCTGGACCATCTGGGAATTTTCATACAAATCATCAAGCGAAGCGGCTCCAGCGTAGCCCATGCCGGACCGAAGTCCACCAATGAACTGATACAGAGATTCGCCGACTTTGCCACGGAAGGCCACACGGCCGACAATACCTTCGGGAACGAGCTTCTTGGATTTCTCCTGGAAATACCGATCAGAGCTGCCCTGCTTCATGGCGTCGATGGACCCCATGCCGCGATACTGCTTGTAGGTACGACCTTGATACAGGATGGTTTCGCCCGGAGACTCTTCAGTTCCAGCCAAGACCGAACCCATCATGCAGCAATTAGCACCGCAGGCCAACGCCTTGACCACGTCACCGGAAAATTTGATACCACCATCAGCAATGATGCATTTGCCGGCTTCACGAGCAGCGCGCGTGGCTTCCATCACGGCCGTTACCTGCGGCACACCCACACCGGACACGATCCGAGTCGTGCAAATGGATCCAGGACCGATACCAACTTTGACAGTGTCCACTCCGGCTTCGAGCAACGCCTTGGTCCCTTCATATGTTGCAACATTACCACCAATCAATTGAACGTTGGGATATGCGGCACGAAGTTCCCGCGTGGACTTGAGAATGTTTTCGGAATGACCATGAGCGGAATCAAGCACCAGGAAATCGGCTCCGGCGTGTAACAACGCCTCGGACCGGCTCAGGCAATCCTTGCCAACACCGATAGCCGCACCAACGAGCAGCCGCCCCTTGGAATCCTTGACGGCATCAGGATACTTCTTGTGCTTGTTGATATCCTTGATGGTAATCAATCCCTTGAGACGATTTTCCTCGTCCACCACAAGCAGCTTTTCAATCCGGTGCTGATGCAGTTTACGTTTGGCCTCTTCGTTATCAATGCCCTCGGGCACGGTCACGAGATCGCGAGAAGTCATCAGCTCGGAGACCAGCGGGTTATCATCCTTGACAAACCGAATGTCGCGGTTGGTGATGATACCGACCAGGTGATCGCCCTTGACCACCGGCAGCCCGGAAATACGGTATTCGGCCATGATCGCCTTGACCTTGCCCAAATCATCGTCAGGATGCACGGTGATGGGGTCGGAAATCATGCCGGACTCGGACTTCTTGACCCGATCGACTTCACGGGCCTGTTCACGAACAGACATATTTTTGTGAATGACCCCGGCACCGCCGTGTCTGGCCATGGAAATGGCCATACGGGATTCCGTCACCGTATCCATGGCAGCCGAAATCAGCGGAATATTCAACTTGATCTCGGGCGTCAGATACGTTGACACATCCACTTCGTTAGGCAAAATATTGGAATATGCCGGGACTAAAAGGACATCGTCAAAAGTCAATGCCTTATCGAGAATCTTGCTCATATATACCTCCAGAGCGATGGTTGACTACCTCTACGTTGAAGGCCGAACGTTTCCGCTCGGCCTTGTCTTTTTATTATAAGCCTAAATAGGCTTTTTTAACCTGCTCATCCTCAAGGAGCTTGTCGCAGGTATCGGTAAGAACCACCCGTCCGTTTTCCATGACGTACCCTCGATGCCCTATTTTGAGCGCGAGGTTGGCGTTCTGTTCCACCAAAAAAATGGTGGTATTGTTTTCCTCATTGACCTTCTGGATGATGTCGAAAATCTGTCGGACCACCAAAGGCGCAAGTCCCATTGACGGTTCATCCAAAAGCAGGAGACGTGGCTTTGCCATAAGAGCACGCCCGATGGCAAGCATCTGTTGCTCCCCTCCCGATAAAGTTCCGCCCTGTTGTCGTCTTCGTTCGGCCAAAATCGGGAACAAATCATAACAATAATCCATGTCCCGCTTGATTCCGTCCTTGTCGGAACGCATGAACGCGCCCATATCCAGATTTTCCTGAACAGTGAGTTCTGGAAAAATCAACCGGCCTTCAGGAACCTGACAAATTCCCCGGGACACGATCTTGTTCGGTGCTTCGCGAGAAATGTCCTCGCCTTCATACAACACTGCCCCTTCTCGGGCCTGAACCACGCCGCAGACAGTCATGAGCGTTGTAGACTTGCCAGCACCATTGGCCCCGATCAGGGTAATGATCTCCCCCTGATTGATATGCAAATTCACATCATAGAGGGCCTGGATATTACCGTAAAAACTCTGCACATCTCGCAATTCGAGCATTTTAGTCATCATGATCCTCCCCGAGATACGCCTTGATAACCGTTGGATTTTCAGCGATTTCCTGCGGCGTCCCAGTCGCGATCATACGCCCATAGTCCAAAACATAGATTCGATCGGACATGGACATGACCATTTTCATATCGTGCTCGATGAGCATGATGGAAATGTTGAACTGCTCCCGAATCACCGTAATAAGCTGCTCCAGTTCCAAGGTTTCCTGAGGATTCATGCCTGCGGCCGGTTCATCCAGCAACAACAGAAACGGATCCGTGGCCAAGGCCCGGGCGATTTCCAACCGCCGCTGCTTTCCGTATGGCATGTTTGACGATAACTCATCGGCAAACTCGCTCAATCCCACGAGTTCCAACAATCCATAGGCCTTTTCAATGACCGCCGACTCTTCCATGCGGGTTGCTTTATTGCGTGAAACAGCTCCCCATATGGACGATTTGGTCCGACAATGCGTGCCGATCATAACGTTTTCAAGCGCGGTCATGGAATGAAACAACCGGATATTCTGAAACGTTCTGGCCATACCGAGTTCAGTGACAATATTCGGTTTCTTGCCATTGATTCGTTTCGACTGTCCCGACGCGTCGGGATCGATGCTGACATCCCCGGACGTCGGGGTATAGATGCCGGTAATACAATTGAAGAACGTGGTTTTTCCTGCGCCATTGGGGCCGATCAGGGCCACGATTTCCTTGTCATGCACGACGAGATCGACTTCATCCAGGGCACGGATGCCTCCGAAGTCCTTGCTCACCGTGTTGACGTTCAAAACTGGATTATTCATCGGCTGCACTCGCGGTTTTAGAAGCTGTGTAATGGTAGATCTTGCGCTTCGCGCTGATCAATCCTTGTGGTCTGAAAACCATCACGAGCACCATGATGGCTCCGAACAACAACATTCTGAACTGGGCAAAATCTCGAAGATATTCCGGAACCAAAATCAAAATGATAGCCCCGGCGATAACACCACGAATGGACCCCATGCCACCGATAACGACAATGGACAGAATAATGGCCGATTCCCAAAAAGTAAACGATGCCGGATTGATAAAACTCGTCTTGGCCGCAAAAACAACACCGGCCATACCGGCCCACGTCGCTCCGAGGGCAAAGGCCATGAGTTTGGTCTTCATCTTGTCGATGCCCATGGCCTGACACGCGATTTCATCTTCGCGCAATGCCAGCCAGGCCCGTCCGATACGAGAATTTTGCAATCGATTGACACAAAAAATGGTGAAAATCAGCAACCCGAGCATGATATAATACATGTACTGGGTGGACCCGATCACACCGATTTTCATACCGAACAGCGCGGGGCGGTCAATGCCGGAAATACCAGATGGTCCCATGGTGACGTCGCCCCAGTTTTCCAGGACCAAGCGAATGATCTCACCAAAACCAAGAGTGACGATGGCCAGATAGTCACCACGCAACCGAAGGACCGGAAAGCCGAGAATGACACCGAGCAATGCGCCAAGGATGGCACCAATGGGAAGCATGAACCAGAAGCCGATTCCCCAATGCATGTTGCACAAGGCGTAGGCATAGGCTCCGACGGCGTAAAACGCCACATATCCGAGGTCGAGCAGACCGGCCAGCCCGACAACAATATTGAGTCCCAACCCGAGTACAATGTACACGAGGCAGGAAACCATGATATTTGTCTGATAGAGATCAAATACTTCCGGAAAGGCCACGGCAATCAATGCCAATGCGCCAAGGGCCACGAATTTCAAAACCGTATGGGACTGTATCTGCGTGAGCAGGGATTCCATGCGGGATTCCCGGGTGCTCTCATCTTTTTTGAGGTCCTTTCGGGCCAAAAGCCAACGCCACACAAAGGAACCGAAAAAAACCGCTCCAGCGATGTACGCCAAGCGTTCCCAGTGCCACACCACCGTTTTTTCGATGGTGTTGACCCGGATAACCATGATGGGGAATGTTAAAAAGGCGAACCAAAGAGCGGCGACGAACGACCTCTTCAACGCCTGGGCAAAGGAATCGCACCCGGCGGTAAAAAAGAAGCTGAAAAAGCTCTGTTGGGTCATGGTAATACGTGTGTTACTCACAATATATTCCTTGCACGATACTTACTCTCATGCTGCTTGAAAATCAAAACTTAGACCTTCTGGGTCTTTTCCTTGCCCATGATGCCCGACGGCCTGAAAATCAGGATAAGCACCAAGAGACAGAACGCGAACACATCCTCGTAATCCGATGAGACGTATCCGGTCGCGAACGCTTCGGTCAGGCCGAGTACCAATGCGCCGAGCATGGCACCGGGGATAGACCCGATTCCACCGAGCACGGCGGCGGTAAACGCTTTGATTCCAGCGATAAAGCCGATGTAGTAGTTGATCTGCCCAATATGTGAAGCGATCAACACACCGCCAACAGCGGCCAGGCTGGACCCGATAATGAAGGTCGCGGAAATGACCATATCGACATTGATGCCGACCAGCATGGCCATTTTCCGATTCTGGGCCGTGGCGCGCATGGCCTTGCCCAGTTTGGTGAACTTGATAAAGACCGTCAGCCCGACGCACGAAAGCACCGTGGCAAGGATGATGACCAGCTCTGAGGAGCTGATGATGGACCCCATGGATTCCATAAATCCGAACTCGGGAATGAGTTCGGGAAACGGCAGGAAGTCCGAAGTCTGAGCAAGCATGACATAATTTTGCAAGAAAATGGACATACCAATGGCGGAAATCAGCGGGGACAACCGGGGCGCACCGCGCAACGGTTTATACGCCACCTTTTCGATGGTGTACCCGTAGGCTGCTGCCCAAATGACCGCGCAGACCAAGGCAATGGCCAGGATGGCAATGCCGGGGAACCCGAGCATCGTCAATAATCCCGCAACGATCAGTCCGGTAAACGCACCGATCATGTAGATTTCGCCATGAGCGAAGTTGATAAGTTCGATAATCCCGTAGACCATGGTATAGCCCAGGGCGATAAGGGCATATATGCTGCCCCGGGTTAATCCACCCAAAAACAGCTCAAGAAAATATTCCATTACGTGAAATCCTGTGCATTGAATAAACCTAGGGGACAGGCATAGGCCTGTCCCCTGATTTATTGTGTTTTAACTGTCAACGACTACTTAATTTCAACGTACTTGCCGTCTTGGACCTGATAGATCGCAAATCCAACGCCCTCGGCATCGCCTTTGGCATCGAACTTGATATTGCCGACAGGGGTTTCGACTTTCTTGGTCCGAAGTGCTTCGACAACCGCATCGTAATCCGTTGTCCCGGCATTTTCAACAGCCTTGAGCAAGGCCAGGGCTGCGGAATACGCTTCCGGGAAAAATGGACCGGGGTCAGTGCCGAACTTCGCCTTGTGCGCTTCAACAGCTTCCTTGTAGAGCGGATTGGATGAGAAATCCATGGGACCAGTGGCGTACACGCCTTCCGCATACTTACCGGCAACCTTGATGAAGGTGTCATCCTTCACACCGTCGTCAGACAGGAAGGGAATCTCAAGTCCCTTCTTGCGCATCCCGGTCACGACCTTGGATGCTTCGGGGTGATAGCCACCGAAAATAACGGCGTCCGCGCCGGAACTCTTGATCTTCTGGACAACAGCCGAATAATCAACGGCACCGGGAGTCACGCCTTCAAAGAGGGCGACTTCGATGTCGGCATCGGCTTCGATGAACTGTTTGCAGAAAGAGGCAAAGCCCTTGCCGTAGTCACCCTTATCGTGAATGACGGCGATATTCTTGAGACCAAGCTGCTTGGCAAAATCCACTTCAAGCTGTGCCTGGGCATCATCCGGAGCAATGGTCCGGAAAAAATTCGGGTATTCGCCGGACTGGGTCAACGGCGGGTTGGTTGCGGAGGGAGACATAACCACGATCTGGCCATCCAGATACAGCGGCAATGCGGCCTTGGTCGCACCGGAGCAGATATGCCCGAGCACGATCTTCACATCGTCTGATAACATTTTTGTCGCAGCGTTTGTCGCCAGCTCAGGTTTGCACTGGTCATCCTGTGCAGCAACTTCGACCATGGCACCATTGATGCCACCAGCAGCGTTGATTTTTTCAACAACAAGCTTGGCCGCATTGACGGTAGGCAGACCATAGGATGCCAGGTCACCGGAATGTGCGCCCGCTACACCGAGAACAATTGTCTCGGGAGCAGCGATTTCACCCGTTGCCACATCAGCCTTTTCATCCGCTTTTTCGGCCTTTTCAGCTTCACTGCCACACGCTGCCAGCATGGCCACCATGACCAGGCACAGAGCGATCAGACTCAGTTTGACTCTCATGCTTCTCTCTCCTAAAAAAGTATAAGGTTCATCTCCATTTTGGTATCCGCAATAGACATGTCGTCCACCCAAAAAACAGCTCCCCGCAGTTTTCGAGTGAAGTATGACATTGTAGAGATTTTACAAAAATTGTCAATTCTATCCGCTCGAACCCACGGGGAGTCAAGAGTCTGATATAGTGTGCTTTTTATTGCCCAAGTTCCTCCCGGGCGAGCTTTATCATTTCCTGATCATCCTTTTCCAGTTCCAGAACCCGAGTAAAACAGGTTTTCGCGGCATCCGGTTTTTTGAAATAGTGCTTGTAAATCACACCCAGATTGAACAGGGCGAGTGTGTCAGTGTCGTCAATGGCGAGGATGGCCTCATAGGCTTCGCTCGCCTTGGTGAAGTCTTCCTTATTGAAATACGCGATACCAACACCTTTCAAAATCATGGTATTTTCCGGCTGGAGCGTCCGAGCCTTGCCCAATGGTTCCAAGGCGCGGTCCCAGGCACGCATCATGAGAAAGGAATTCCCCAGACCAATCAGGGCATCCACATCATTCGGATCGGCATCCACCCGGGCCATGTATTCCTTGACTTGGGACATGGCCCCATTCATGGCGTTACCCGGCATACCGTCTCCATCATGGTCGTGTCCGTCATCGGCTGTATGTTGAGGCTGAACCTTCACAAACAGGTTGGGATTGTCCATCCGATAGACAAAACTGGTCATGAACATGACCCCGATCGCCACCACCATGGTCACGATAACGGCCTTTCGGCCAAAGGTTGCTGCTTTAGCAGTCATGATCGTCTCCCAAAAGTTCAAGTTGTTGCACCCGCTTTTCCAAGCCGACGGATTTGGACGCCAAAAAGACGAGATACCCGGCAACACCGAGCCAGACAGCGACATTTGCGATAAAAATATAGGTGGTTGCAGACATTGTGTATCCTTTCATAAAGTAAGACGTTCTACGAGGCATCATCCCAGCGCAGCAAAGCTTCGAGCCGGGCCTGCTGAGCCAGTTGTTTCACCCGGGTCAGCACCATGGCCCCCCACATGAATCCAAAGGCAATCAATCCGGAAAAAACGGTGTACCACATACGGATTTCCATGCCCGATCCTTGACGCGCCAACCCATCCGGATGCGCACTGCCCCATAACTTTGCGGAAAAAAAGACCAATGGAACATCCAGAAATGCGACAATTCCCAAGACAGCGCAAACCAACGCCTTGCGGTCCCGCCCCATGGGCGTATTTCGCAGCACCAAATACCCCGCATAGACATACCACATGATGAGTGCCGTGGTCAGTTTCGGGTCCCACAGCCACCAATGGCCCCATTCAGCGCGTGCCCACACCGAGCCAGTCACCAAAGCAAGTGTGGCAAAAAGCACGCCGATTTCAGCAGCGGCTCCGGCCACACGATCATAGGTATCCTTACGCGTGAACAGATAGAGAATCGAAGCCACGAAAACCACAAAGAACGACACCAGTGCCCACCACGAGCACGGCAGATGCATATAAAAAATCTTCTGAACAGGACCGGATTGCGCCACCGGGGCATAAAACCATATCATGGATTGATGCACGAGCAGGGCCACCCCTGCCAACAACGCGAGCACTTTCACTTTCATCGTTACTCTTCCCCACTATAAACAAACGGGAACAGGAACAGCCCAGCCCCGGAAAACAGACAATCAAAGGCAAAAATCACGCCGAGCCACTTGCCGGGGACATCGATCATTTCCGGCGAAAAACACATGCCGAATAAAGTGATACCGGACAAGAGCACGGGTAATAACAATGGAAAAACAATAACGGACAACAGGGATTCACGAGCGGCCTGTCCCTGAGACAAGGCCCCGAGCAATGCGCCAATCACGACCAGCCCGATATCGGCTCCGATCAAGGTCACGGCCAGCAACCACACGGGACCATGGATACTTTGTCCAAGAAACGCCGCTGTTGCAGGCAAAAAAACCAGTTGGGAAACCAGCAACAAGCTCAAGCCGGCCACACCTTTTCCGATCCAGACAGCATGAACCGGTACGGGTGAGGACAGGATGCCGATCCGTGCCCCGTTCGCCTCTTCAATGGCAAACAGATCATTGAAAACCAACACCAGTCCAAAGGCGGACGCGAGCCAAAAAATAGCTCCGGCCGCTTGCGGAGAAATCGTTCCCCCCAAGGGTTTGGACAATGAAAACAAAAAGATGAGTAACAACCCGAGCAGCACGGCCTGCACCAGCCCCTGTCCGCCGGACAGAGACAACTTGAGATCTTTGGAGGCGATTATTCCAGCACGTTTCAGCATGGTGCCTCCATTTCATATGCCGCAGCCGGACCAAAATACGCCACTTTTCTGCTGCCGAGCACCAACACCGAGTCGGCCAGTGCCGTATCTTCCTGCACCTGATGACTGATCCAGACCACACTGACACCTCGATCCCGGAACCCGGTAATCTCACGGCGCAAATTGGCCAGCGAACGCGGGTCCAGCCCGGTTCCCGGTTCATCCAAAAAAATCAATTTCGGCTCGACCAGATAAATCCGCGCCAGATTGAGGCGTTGCGCCATGCCGCGTGAAAACGACCCGGCCTTTTCTTCGGCTGCACGCTCCAAACCGACCCGCTTCAACAAGCCAACAAGGGCTTTCCTATCTGAAGACAGTCCATACATCGAACCCCAGAATTGCAGATTTTCCAAGGCCGACAGTCCCGGATAAATAAACGTGGCATGGCCGAGATAGGCCGTGTCTTCCGGCTCGACGCCCAGGGAAACCGCTCCGGCTGACGGCTTGGACAGTCCGGCCATGATACGCATAAGCGTGGATTTCCCCGCCCCATTATGCCCGGCAACAAGCAGTATTTCACCGGGACCGACATGACAGGAAACATTCTTGAAAACGAGTTTGTTGCCAAAAAACTTGGCCACTCGACTCACCGAAAGCACAGGCGACTCCGCCATTTATGCCACCTCGCCGGGCTTGCGCACACGTCGAAGGAGCAGGAAAGCGAACAGACTCATGAACGTCCCGCCGATCCAAATCCAGTTGATAAGCGGATTGACACTGATCTTGAAGCTCGCCTTGTCATCCTGCGTCAAGCCGAGCAACGTGGCGTACAATTCGTCCCCGAGTCCCGGAATGGTGGACACCTCGGCAAACTGTTGGCGTTCAAAATTCCGGTAAATCCGCTTGTCAGGCGTCATGATCCCGATCAATCTGCCATCCTCGAACACTTCAAGGGTTGCTGTGGCGCGCACCTTGATATCGCCAATATTACCGTCCTGCACCAGATTGGTAAAAGTGACAGTGTAGTCATCAATGACCACGGATTCGCCTTTGCCCAAAATAATTTCCTGCTCAATCTGGTATGGCCCGGAAAAGGCGATACCCAAGGCCATGAGCACCAAGCCCAAATGGATACCGTAGGCACCCCAGGATTGCCGCATTTTTCGCATGGCCGGATAGAACAGAAACAACAGAACCATACCGACCATGGCCGCGACCGATGAAGCCGCAGTAAAAGCGGCCAGCACATTGGTCATCCCGGACAGATAGAATCCGACAAAGCTCCCGACCAGCGCCACGGTGACGCCGACAAAGCCTTTCATGTTGCGAATACCGCCCTTCCAGCCAAGCCATGGACAGTAGCAGAAGATGAAAACCAGACAGGCCATGAATGGCAGACAGACCCGATTGTAAAAATGCGCGTCCAGTCCGAGCGGCTTGTCGGTCCAAATCTGACTGATGACCGGCCACATCGTTCCCAATGTGACAATGAGTCCCAAAGCCAGCAGGAACCAGGCTGCGATAACGAGCATTCCCTGTCGGCTCAAAAATTCCGACAGACTGCGATGGGTCAGCCTTTCCGAAAAGAATGTCACCAACATGGTCACGAACAAACCTATCATCATGGACCAGAACAGCGGCTTGGCCACCCCGGATTCTCCAAAAGTATGCAAAGAATCAATGACGCCAGACCGAGTCAGATAGGTAGAAAAGACACAGAGAATGAAGGTCAGGGACATCAGAAAGACATTGGTGCGCTGCAAGGCGTTGCGTCGCGATTCAATGATGGACGTATGCAACACAGCGGTTCCGGCGAACCATGGGATCAACGAAGCATTCTCGACCGGGTCCCATGCCCAGTAACCGCCCCACCCGAGTTCCATATATGACCACCAGCCACCAAGCACGATACCGGCGGTCAGGAATACCCATGACAGGATATTCCAGTTGCGGGTCACGGCGATCCACGATTTCTTTTCGCCAGCGATCGACGCAGCCAAGGCCGCACTTGCCGGAATGGCATACAAGGCAAAACCAAGGAACAACAAGGGCGGATGGAAAATCATGCCGGGATTTCGCAAAAGCGGATTCAGGCCACGACCGTCACCAGGGGCTGGAATAATCTCAATAAACGGATTGGACCACCCGGTAAGCAGAAGCAGGAAAAACCCCTGAATGGAGAGAAAGAACATCCAAAAATACAGTTTGGTCTCGTCACTGAAAGACTTGTAGCCAGGGGTTGTTATCAGGATCATTCCAGAAACGGCAATAATCAACTCCCAGAAAAGCAACGACCCTTCTCGGCCGCCCCACAAGGCGGTCAGCGTGTAGATAAAGGACAAAGCGTTGTCCACGTTGTCATAAACGTATCGGAAGGAGTAATCCCTCGACATCAGGGCAATGAGCAGCAATACCGTGGAAAAGATCACGCCCACGGACGCGAAAAGCTGCCCTCGCTCAATGACAAGCAACGAATTTGTATTTCGCCGCCACGCCGCGACACCGGAAAACCCGGCAAGAAAAAGAAAGGCAAGCAGGGAAAAAAGCAAACCGACATATCCGGTCAGGTGCATAAAAATCTCCTTACGATATCAACATGCGAACATCAGGGCTATACTGCCGGAATCCGCGAATTCACGACGAACGGTTATACGCCGGTAGTCAGAGAAAAAAAAGGAAGCAACCATGTGAAAAAGATTTCACTAGCTGGTATACTTGCCTGCCTGCTCTACCTCTTTGCTTTGTTCTTCATATTTGGAAGGACATTTTGTGACCAAAGTTCTGGCAATGAACACCTCTCCATCATTGGAGAACGTGCCCTCGACAATGACCTCGGCATCTTCCTTGAATGTATCGGGCAAGGCCCCCTTGAACTGAACCCGCAAGGATTTACCGTGTTCCAACTTATCGATCAGATCGAAGTTGGCTCCGAGCTTTCCTTCGACGATTTCGAGATTGCTGGGTGCCACCTTACCAAACAGGCGAGCCTGTCCAATCTGGGTCCGATCTTCAGCCAAGGCCTCGGACACATTCAGGAAATAGACGGAATCTTCTGTCAAACCGGAAAAAATAAGATACCCGAGACCGCCCAAAAACAACGCCAGAGCGACGCCGTAGACCGCCTTATTTGATTTTTTAGCCATTATGAGTCCTTGCGTTTTGCCGCAGTTTCATTTTTGCCGTTGGATGTCTTGGACCGACTGCCAGTCAGTTCGTCCCGACGTATTCGGGCGAGTTCTCGCATATCCACCACTTGGTCGGTCTCGTCAACAATTTCACTGCCCAAAAT containing:
- a CDS encoding heme exporter protein CcmB, with the protein product MLKRAGIIASKDLKLSLSGGQGLVQAVLLGLLLIFLFSLSKPLGGTISPQAAGAIFWLASAFGLVLVFNDLFAIEEANGARIGILSSPVPVHAVWIGKGVAGLSLLLVSQLVFLPATAAFLGQSIHGPVWLLAVTLIGADIGLVVIGALLGALSQGQAARESLLSVIVFPLLLPVLLSGITLFGMCFSPEMIDVPGKWLGVIFAFDCLFSGAGLFLFPFVYSGEE
- a CDS encoding CcmD family protein; its protein translation is MSATTYIFIANVAVWLGVAGYLVFLASKSVGLEKRVQQLELLGDDHDC
- a CDS encoding branched-chain amino acid ABC transporter permease LivH (LivHMGF is the membrane component of the LIV-I/LS branched-chain amino acid transporter), whose translation is MEYFLELFLGGLTRGSIYALIALGYTMVYGIIELINFAHGEIYMIGAFTGLIVAGLLTMLGFPGIAILAIALVCAVIWAAAYGYTIEKVAYKPLRGAPRLSPLISAIGMSIFLQNYVMLAQTSDFLPFPELIPEFGFMESMGSIISSSELVIILATVLSCVGLTVFIKFTKLGKAMRATAQNRKMAMLVGINVDMVISATFIIGSSLAAVGGVLIASHIGQINYYIGFIAGIKAFTAAVLGGIGSIPGAMLGALVLGLTEAFATGYVSSDYEDVFAFCLLVLILIFRPSGIMGKEKTQKV
- the ccsA gene encoding cytochrome c biogenesis protein CcsA produces the protein MKVKVLALLAGVALLVHQSMIWFYAPVAQSGPVQKIFYMHLPCSWWALVSFFVVFVASILYLFTRKDTYDRVAGAAAEIGVLFATLALVTGSVWARAEWGHWWLWDPKLTTALIMWYVYAGYLVLRNTPMGRDRKALVCAVLGIVAFLDVPLVFFSAKLWGSAHPDGLARQGSGMEIRMWYTVFSGLIAFGFMWGAMVLTRVKQLAQQARLEALLRWDDAS
- the guaB gene encoding IMP dehydrogenase; the encoded protein is MSKILDKALTFDDVLLVPAYSNILPNEVDVSTYLTPEIKLNIPLISAAMDTVTESRMAISMARHGGAGVIHKNMSVREQAREVDRVKKSESGMISDPITVHPDDDLGKVKAIMAEYRISGLPVVKGDHLVGIITNRDIRFVKDDNPLVSELMTSRDLVTVPEGIDNEEAKRKLHQHRIEKLLVVDEENRLKGLITIKDINKHKKYPDAVKDSKGRLLVGAAIGVGKDCLSRSEALLHAGADFLVLDSAHGHSENILKSTRELRAAYPNVQLIGGNVATYEGTKALLEAGVDTVKVGIGPGSICTTRIVSGVGVPQVTAVMEATRAAREAGKCIIADGGIKFSGDVVKALACGANCCMMGSVLAGTEESPGETILYQGRTYKQYRGMGSIDAMKQGSSDRYFQEKSKKLVPEGIVGRVAFRGKVGESLYQFIGGLRSGMGYAGAASLDDLYENSQMVQISSAGLRESHVHDVTITKESPNYRGDG
- a CDS encoding branched-chain amino acid ABC transporter substrate-binding protein, with protein sequence MRVKLSLIALCLVMVAMLAACGSEAEKAEKADEKADVATGEIAAPETIVLGVAGAHSGDLASYGLPTVNAAKLVVEKINAAGGINGAMVEVAAQDDQCKPELATNAATKMLSDDVKIVLGHICSGATKAALPLYLDGQIVVMSPSATNPPLTQSGEYPNFFRTIAPDDAQAQLEVDFAKQLGLKNIAVIHDKGDYGKGFASFCKQFIEADADIEVALFEGVTPGAVDYSAVVQKIKSSGADAVIFGGYHPEASKVVTGMRKKGLEIPFLSDDGVKDDTFIKVAGKYAEGVYATGPMDFSSNPLYKEAVEAHKAKFGTDPGPFFPEAYSAALALLKAVENAGTTDYDAVVEALRTKKVETPVGNIKFDAKGDAEGVGFAIYQVQDGKYVEIK
- a CDS encoding ABC transporter ATP-binding protein gives rise to the protein MNNPVLNVNTVSKDFGGIRALDEVDLVVHDKEIVALIGPNGAGKTTFFNCITGIYTPTSGDVSIDPDASGQSKRINGKKPNIVTELGMARTFQNIRLFHSMTALENVMIGTHCRTKSSIWGAVSRNKATRMEESAVIEKAYGLLELVGLSEFADELSSNMPYGKQRRLEIARALATDPFLLLLDEPAAGMNPQETLELEQLITVIREQFNISIMLIEHDMKMVMSMSDRIYVLDYGRMIATGTPQEIAENPTVIKAYLGEDHDD
- the ccmA gene encoding heme ABC exporter ATP-binding protein CcmA; amino-acid sequence: MAESPVLSVSRVAKFFGNKLVFKNVSCHVGPGEILLVAGHNGAGKSTLMRIMAGLSKPSAGAVSLGVEPEDTAYLGHATFIYPGLSALENLQFWGSMYGLSSDRKALVGLLKRVGLERAAEEKAGSFSRGMAQRLNLARIYLVEPKLIFLDEPGTGLDPRSLANLRREITGFRDRGVSVVWISHQVQEDTALADSVLVLGSRKVAYFGPAAAYEMEAPC
- a CDS encoding tetratricopeptide repeat protein, whose amino-acid sequence is MTAKAATFGRKAVIVTMVVAIGVMFMTSFVYRMDNPNLFVKVQPQHTADDGHDHDGDGMPGNAMNGAMSQVKEYMARVDADPNDVDALIGLGNSFLMMRAWDRALEPLGKARTLQPENTMILKGVGIAYFNKEDFTKASEAYEAILAIDDTDTLALFNLGVIYKHYFKKPDAAKTCFTRVLELEKDDQEMIKLAREELGQ
- a CDS encoding DUF3382 domain-containing protein; protein product: MTQQSFFSFFFTAGCDSFAQALKRSFVAALWFAFLTFPIMVIRVNTIEKTVVWHWERLAYIAGAVFFGSFVWRWLLARKDLKKDESTRESRMESLLTQIQSHTVLKFVALGALALIAVAFPEVFDLYQTNIMVSCLVYIVLGLGLNIVVGLAGLLDLGYVAFYAVGAYAYALCNMHWGIGFWFMLPIGAILGALLGVILGFPVLRLRGDYLAIVTLGFGEIIRLVLENWGDVTMGPSGISGIDRPALFGMKIGVIGSTQYMYYIMLGLLIFTIFCVNRLQNSRIGRAWLALREDEIACQAMGIDKMKTKLMAFALGATWAGMAGVVFAAKTSFINPASFTFWESAIILSIVVIGGMGSIRGVIAGAIILILVPEYLRDFAQFRMLLFGAIMVLVMVFRPQGLISAKRKIYHYTASKTASAADE
- a CDS encoding ABC transporter ATP-binding protein; translation: MLELRDVQSFYGNIQALYDVNLHINQGEIITLIGANGAGKSTTLMTVCGVVQAREGAVLYEGEDISREAPNKIVSRGICQVPEGRLIFPELTVQENLDMGAFMRSDKDGIKRDMDYCYDLFPILAERRRQQGGTLSGGEQQMLAIGRALMAKPRLLLLDEPSMGLAPLVVRQIFDIIQKVNEENNTTIFLVEQNANLALKIGHRGYVMENGRVVLTDTCDKLLEDEQVKKAYLGL